One region of Anticarsia gemmatalis isolate Benzon Research Colony breed Stoneville strain chromosome 2, ilAntGemm2 primary, whole genome shotgun sequence genomic DNA includes:
- the LOC142979847 gene encoding uncharacterized protein LOC142979847 yields MRIQVLLVFLVGATAQALDSADNKFMKDYAMLKIYESCFGTALLKQITKELKDAYTKCSVPPPMKEPMNSHIPPLFLTKLPPGFAMDPNSQTITKPLDGALHNKDEEGTIQEQGPQPQKQPLGGVLTFRPHAAPFQPQAALPPYVVPAQFRPYNANPFYPNPYATPSFYPPNVPYNPYMMPQQYQQGYYPQPYFAASNRMSRHLGLRARLGLNAARAQAGHNVTCVMQELGYIDSNMEPNYEQITQRISNLPVSNELKTDIQEGLQFCQKFSQCVPEDKRDIVPRPHEQIKAIFFFRCYKHKKLEACIMKDINEHFNKEYMFDSDNDFALSRQARSIRDVPLRDPSIEALEEMEVYLYDYLSGGGGFDFDLYI; encoded by the exons ATGCGGATACAAGTGTTGTTAGTATTCCTGGTCGGGGCGACCGCCCAGGCCCTAGACAGCGCTGACAACAAATTCATGAAAGATTATGCTATGCTAAAG ATATACGAAAGCTGCTTCGGTACAGCACTTCTGAAACAAATAACCAAAGAGTTGAAAGACGCTTACACAAAGTGCTCAGTACCGCCACCTATGAAAGAACCAATGAACTCGCACATACCGCCGTTGTTCTTAACGAAACTACCGCCGGGCTTCGCAATGGACCCGAACTCGCAAACCATCACTAAGCCGCTAGATGGCGCTTTACACAATAAAGATGAAGAGGGAACTATTCAAGAACAAGGACCACAGCCACAAAAGCAACCTCTAGGAGGTGTTTTAACTTTCAGACCACACGCT GCTCCATTCCAGCCTCAAGCCGCGCTGCCTCCATACGTGGTGCCGGCTCAGTTCCGGCCGTACAACGCCAACCCTTTCTATCCGAACCCCTACGCTACGCCGTCCTTCTACCCCCCCAACGTACCTTACAACCCCTACATGATGCCGCAGCAATACCAACAGGGATATTACCCTCAACCCTATTTCGCAGCCAGCAATAGGATGTCG CGTCACCTAGGCCTTCGAGCGCGGCTAGGACTGAACGCGGCTCGAGCCCAAGCCGGGCACAACGTGACGTGCGTGATGCAGGAACTGGGGTACATTGACAGCAACATGGAACCGAACTACGAACAGATCACTCAGCGCATCAGCAACCTGCCCGTGTCCAATGAACTCAAGACTGACATACAAGAGGGATTGCAGTTCTGTCAGAAATTCTCG CAATGCGTGCCGGAGGACAAACGTGACATAGTGCCTCGTCCTCATGAACAAATCAAGGCTATATTCTTCTTCAGGTGTTACAAG CACAAGAAACTGGAGGCGTGTATCATGAAGGACATTAACGAACATTTCAACAAGGAGTACATGTTTGATTCCGATAATGATTTCGC TCTATCCCGCCAAGCTCGCTCCATCCGCGATGTCCCTCTCCGAGACCCCAGCATCGAGGCCCTTGAAGAGATGGAGGTCTACCTCTACGACTACCTCAGTGGAGGAGGTGGCTTCGACTTCGACCTGTACATCTAA